One Triticum urartu cultivar G1812 unplaced genomic scaffold, Tu2.1 TuUngrouped_contig_4493, whole genome shotgun sequence genomic window carries:
- the LOC125527907 gene encoding potassium transporter 6-like has translation MERRADANGDIVLEMASPGADDHQQGGDGGASGGRTLSFSQAYKMRHRTPQAFTVSQTLLLSFQSLGIVYGDLGTSPLYVFPSVVLPGAGERDFLGILSLILWTLTLMSLVKYVLIVLRADDHGEGGTFALYSLLRQHVNFKGGTPAQVTRLPSDLHLRFHGKKKRPEPSRMQKFLEGSAAAQSVLTYVVLVGTSMVMGDGALTPAISVLSAVQGIQSRSPKIEQKHVVMLSVVILLLLFLFQQMGTSRVSFSFSPIMLVWFGSIAMIGLYNIIVYYPPVLKAVNPYYIYCYFARNGAAGWEQLGAVILCITGAEAMFADLGHFNKRSIQVAFSTVVYPSLILAYAGQAAYLIKNPADLSTAFYSSIPGALFWPMFIVATLAAIVASQSLISASFSIIRQSIVLDYFPRATVRHTSDKYEGQVYCPEVNYLLMVFCVLITIGFQGGPEIGHAFGVAVIWVMLITTALMTVVMVVIWDVHPAIAATFFAVYVAVEGLYMSSLMNKLAQGGWVPFAITAFFLVITVSWTYGRKKKSEYEAGHMISGNELATVVARSARVPGVCFFFTDLMNGIPPIVRHYAEHTGCLRELLLFVTVRRLPVTSVLPEERFLVAAEEEVPPGVYRSVVQYGYMDKQDMEGEEFLESVLAALKEIARTAEEASMMDRACRSGV, from the exons GCGTTCACGGTGTCGCAGACGCTGCTGCTGAGCTTCCAGTCGCTGGGCATCGTGTACGGCGACCTGGGCACGTCGCCGCTCTACGTGTTCCCGTCGGTGGTCCTCCCCGGCGCCGGCGAGCGCGACTTCCTCGGCATCCTCAGCCTCATCCTCTGGACGCTCACCCTCATGAGCCTGGTCAAGTACGTGCTCATCGTGCTCCGCGCCGACGACCACGGCGAGGGCGGCACCTTCGCGCTCTACTCGCTGTTGCGGCAGCACGTCAACTTCAAGGGCGGCACGCCGGCGCAGGTCACGCGGCTGCCCTCCGACCTCCACCTCAGGTTCCACGGCAAGAAGAAGAGGCCGGAGCCGTCCCGCATGCAGAAGTTCCTCGAGGGCAGCGCCGCCGCGCAGTCGGTCCTCACCTACGTCGTGCTCGTCGGCACCTCCATGGTCATGGGCGACGGCGCCCTCACGCCGGCCATCTCAG TTCTTTCGGCCGTTCAAGGGATCCAATCGAGATCACCCAAGATCGAACAAA AGCATGTGGTGATGCTGTCGGTGGTGATCCTGCTGCTGCTCTTCCTTTTCCAGCAGATGGGCACTAGCAGGGTCAGCTTCTCCTTCTCCCCGATCATGCTCGTCTGGTTCGGGTCAATCGCCATGATCGGCCTCTACAACATCATCGTCTACTACCCGCCGGTTCTCAAGGCCGTCAACCCCTACTACATCTACTGCTACTTCGCCAGGAACGGGGCCGCCGGCTGGGAGCAGCTCGGCGCCGTCATCCTCTGCATCACAG GTGCTGAAGCTATGTTTGCCGACTTGGGTCACTTCAACAAGAGATCAATTCAG GTGGCGTTCTCGACGGTGGTGTACCCATCACTCATCCTCGCGTACGCCGGCCAGGCAGCGTACCTGATCAAGAACCCGGCTGACCTGAGCACGGCGTTCTACAGCAGCATCCCGGGAGCCCTGTTCTGGCCCATGTTCATCGTCGCCACCCTCGCCGCCATCGTTGCCAGCCAGTCGCTCATCTCCGCCAGCTTCTCCATCATCCGGCAGTCCATCGTGCTCGACTACTTCCCCCGCGCCACCGTGCGCCACACCTCCGACAAGTACGAGGGCCAGGTGTACTGCCCCGAGGTGAACTACCTCCTCATGGTCTTCTGCGTCCTCATCACCATCGGCTTCCAGGGCGGCCCCGAGATCGGCCACGCCTTCGGCGTCGCCGTCATTTGGGTCATGCTCATCACCACGGCGCTCATGACGGTGGTCATGGTGGTTATCTGGGACGTGCACCCGGCGATCGCCGCCACGTTCTTCGCCGTCTACGTGGCCGTCGAGGGTCTGTACATGAGCTCGCTGATGAACAAGTTGGCGCAGGGCGGGTGGGTCCCGTTCGCCATCACCGCCTTCTTCCTGGTCATCACGGTGTCCTGGACCTACGGCCGGAAGAAGAAGAGCGAGTACGAGGCGGGCCACATGATCTCCGGCAACGAGCTCGCCACGGTCGTGGCCAGGTCGGCCCGCGTGCCGGGGGTCTGCTTCTTCTTCACAGACCTCATGAACGGCATCCCGCCCATCGTGCGCCACTACGCGGAGCACACGGGCTGCCTCCGCGAGCTGCTGCTGTTCGTCACCGTCAGGAGGCTGCCGGTCACCTCGGTGCTGCCTGAGGAGCGGTTCCTCGtcgcggcggaggaggaggtgccACCGGGGGTGTACAGGTCCGTGGTGCAGTACGGGTACATGGACAAGCAGGACATGGAAGGCGAGGAGTTCCTGGAGTCGGTGCTCGCCGCGCTCAAGGAGATCGCCCGCACAGCCGAGGAGGCCTCCAT